The following DNA comes from Eriocheir sinensis breed Jianghai 21 chromosome 37, ASM2467909v1, whole genome shotgun sequence.
GTGGTCGATGAGGCTGAAGAAGGCGTAGTTGATAACAAAGACGGCCACCGCGTCGCAAGTTGTGATCAGCGATGCGCCGAGGGAGCGAACTGGCGACGGTAACAGCTCGCCCACGTACAGCCACGGGATGGGGCCGATGCCTGCGCCGTAGGCAGCCACGAAGACGAGCACGGCGGCGAGGGGCACCCACGACGCCCCCGACAGCTGCAGGTGCAGGAAGAGGCCGCACACGACCTGGGCCGCGCCGCCCAGCACGGCGGTGCCCGCGAGCATAGGCCGCCGCCCCACCTTGTccagcaccgccgccgccaggCAGCTGGAGAGGGTGCGTGTGAGGCCCACCAGCACCGTGCACATGAAGGCGTCCAGCTGCACCCCCGCCTCGCGGAAAAGGTACACCGTGTACATCATGATGCAGCTGCGGCCGCCCAGCTCCCGCAGCACGAAGCAGCTCATCACCAGCAGCACCGGGCGTGCGTTGTGGCCCTTGGTCAGCTCCGTGAACTGTGGGGTAAGGCAGCGGTCAGTACTCAGTATGCTTCCTGTGGGCAAGGATAAGAAGCAGCATAGTGAGTCACAAAGAAGCTTAGCACCGCCAACCACAGACATGACCCTCCGAGTGGTCCACATATCTAATGGAGCGTCTGTTGGCGAGGCAAAGCGGAGTGGGAGAGACAATGAGCAACACGTTCAGTTGGAATAGGAAAAGCACAGCAAAATGGCGCTAAGGACAACGTTTGTGCCTGACGAAACAAACATCTTTACTAAAGAATGGAggcggaaagaaggaaaagcgtTGTTGTCCTGCTGTGCTCATTTTCCCTCAGTGCCCGGGGGATGGAGCCGCATGTTACCTGCTGGACACCTGAGTTCTGTGTGGCGGCGGGCATGCTGCTGATGGCCGATAGCTCGTCCTCCGCCGCGGCCTCGGAGCCCATCAGCCGCTGCAGCGACGCCTTGGCCGCCTCCAGTCTGCCGCGCCGCACCAGCCAGTAAGGCGACTGTCAAGAATGTGTGAAGGTGTGGTTAGTGGGTACTTTTCTTGCCATAAGCGAGGCGTTCTGTTTGTGTTTCAAGGTAATCTAGACTCTACACGCTTGCCTACCTCCGGAACCAGCAGCATCGGTATCACCAGCAGGCCCCCGGTGAGGCTGCACAGTGCCGTGGCCACCCGCCAGGTGAACAGGTGCGCCATCAAGTACCCAAAAATCAAGCCAGTGCCCCCCCAGACATCCGCCATGGTCCCAAGGGTGCCCCTCATCTTGGCTGGGGTCACCTCCGCCAGGAGAGGCATTTGGAGTGTCGCCACGACGCCTGAACAGGCAGAGAGGCCCGCCTTGGCGACGAAGAGCACGGCCTTGTAGTTTGGGAAGGCCATCAGTAACCACAGGACCGTGCTGAGGGCCAAGGACACCGTCAAGACCCGCTGCGGCCCCGCCCACTCCACCAGCGGCCCCGCGAACAGCGAGGCGAAGATGGTCACGATGGACGCCATGGACACTGCcgggagaaggaaggtgagagtcCCTGTACAGCCCGCGTTGCATGCTCGTTAATGCGGTGTTAGTGGGTCGAGGGAACAGGTACTTGAGGCAACGGGAAGGTCACACTCATGCACGATATGACTAGATATGGGTCATTACTAAGAAACAGAGTGAGGAAAATGGGAATCCGACACTTACTACTGCATGTAGTTATGCGTTACGTGTGTGTCGGGGAATAGCACAGAGTTGGTATTATTTACGTTTCAGGGAACAGTAAGGCTGATAAAATGGCCACAATTGGCGCTTGCGGTCTTGGGATTCTGCATTGCCCATCTTCTCAAACATTTGGGCACTCACACACCCATATTTGCCAagcctttcgtagaggctgtgggcacttccatgggtagtttcatgagcctagtgatagtgtgacaagcaccgttgccagattatcgtactcagagcctcgtattcaccggtttctgagccatagctactgccaaaaacaccaataattaaccattttaacgataactatatatgaaggcagttattggggtcggaTATCGGCAAgaataggaggctgagtacgacaatctggcaacgttggactgACAAtgcctctgtgccatgaacgttaAAAAACACACATGAGACCAcgcttaatctcctttgtggccttcagAATTATTTGTTGTGAATACCGGGAGCGTCTGAGATAATGGCCGTCGACGAAAGACTCAAGTGATGGACATGACCTGACAGCTGTTCCACGCACCGAGCCACACCACGTCGCTGTCCGTGACGGTGAAGATGTTCGGGTCCTCCTGCATCTTGGGCAGCACGGCGGTCCAGCCCCCCCTGTTGGCGGCTCCGTCGAGTATGCAGACCATGGACACCACCAGCGCGAGCACCACCTGAACCACGCCCGGGAAGAACGTCAAGGGAAGGGATGAGCGTTGGAAGATGAGGTTTGAGGAAGCGGAAGGATGTGAAAGAGCAGTTAGGATTCACAGGATGAGCGTTGGAAGATGAGGTTTGAGGAAGCGGAAGGATGTGAAAGAGCAGTTAGGATTCACAGGATGAGCGTTGGAAGATGAGGTTTGAGGAAGCGGAAGGATGTGAAAGAGCAGTTAGGATTCACAGGATGAGCGTTGGAAGATGAGGTTTGAGGAAGCGGAAGGATGTGAAAGAGCAGTTAGGATTCACAGGATGAGCGTTGGAAGATGAGGTTTGAGGAAGCGGAAGGATGTGAAAGAGCAGTTAGGATTCACAGGATGAGCGTTGGAAGATGAAGGATGTGAAAGACCGGTTAGGATTCACAGGATGAGCGTTAGATGATGAGGTTTGAGGAAGCGAAAGGGTGTGAAAGAGCAGTTAGGATTCACAGGATGAGCGTTGGAGGATATCGTTTGAGGAAGTAGGAAGAATGTGATTTGGGAGAAGGACCCACATATGTTACAGGGATGAAGGTTGAAGGATACTTTTTGATGAAGCGGGAAGGATATGGCTGAGAAGGAGTTAGGATTTACATGGTACAAGGATAAACGCTTAAAGATAGTATTTGATGAAGCGGGAAGGATGTGGTTGGGGAGCAGTTAGGATTCACGGGATGGGCGTCGAAGGATATTTTTTGATGAAGCCGAAGGATGTGGTAGGGAGCGGTTAGGACTCACATGTTTAGTGTTAACGGAGACTTCCTTTCCTGGATCGTTCTTGCAGGGTTCATTCTTAGACGGCGAGGCCAATGTTGCTTCCCTGTCCTTCTCTGCTGGCCCCTTCTCGCAGTCCTTGTCCTGTGAAAGCGTGGTGAGTGTTGCCTTTGTGTCCTCCACCGCCTGAGGAAGAGGAAACCCTTAGCCTTGGTGTCGTTATAAAAAAAATCCGCCCGCTGCACCACTGAACTGGGGCTCACTTACCCACATCTGttcaggctttcgtagaggttgtgtcagtgtctccatggttagttttatgagcctagtgatagtttgacaagtcttctgcacaGCTCAGAACCCGACTAGTTTCCTTTGTGGCCGTTGGaaattgttgtgagagccgaaaacgtcTGGGAATGTCGgtccggtgtggtgtcgtctgtACCCTAAGACATCCCATACTGactgagagtattttccaggacgccgcgtggttagtttcgaagctacagccgagcgtcttcactcagggaccacacgcccgtagagagattgggaatatgcatCCGGgccaccacagtttaccttcctcaagtttccccaagtacccatttatcgaccatcccgaaaggaaagatgaacagctaggtgggaTCCACGCCGACTACCcagaccgggattcgaaccaatGCCCGCAGATTCTTAGTCAGGGGTGCTAATCACTGCACCGGAGGAGTATAGCCATATCTAGACcaccaagacaaacaaacaaacaaacaaaaaccacTATTGCATCATCATCAGTTTAAATATCGCGGGGAACCTTTAGTAGCAACAAGGCGGCTGTGATCAAGGTGGGCTGTGTCTCCTAAtccagtgttgtccaaactggggtccgcgtacccctgggggtacgcGGACCCCTGAgggtacgcagcatagatcaaaggggtacgtgaaaagacgatgaacacacacacacacacacacacacacacacacacacacagcagaaacttcctttttttttttacaacaaaggagacagctcaagggcacacaaaaaaggaaacaattataataaaaaagcccgctacccgct
Coding sequences within:
- the LOC127008327 gene encoding facilitated trehalose transporter Tret1-like: MATNEGAAKSPTALGSSRRDTYAEGWQRRQAGGGGKEGEAGTLTISISMAVEDTKATLTTLSQDKDCEKGPAEKDREATLASPSKNEPCKNDPGKEVSVNTKHVVLALVVSMVCILDGAANRGGWTAVLPKMQEDPNIFTVTDSDVVWLVSMASIVTIFASLFAGPLVEWAGPQRVLTVSLALSTVLWLLMAFPNYKAVLFVAKAGLSACSGVVATLQMPLLAEVTPAKMRGTLGTMADVWGGTGLIFGYLMAHLFTWRVATALCSLTGGLLVIPMLLVPESPYWLVRRGRLEAAKASLQRLMGSEAAAEDELSAISSMPAATQNSGVQQFTELTKGHNARPVLLVMSCFVLRELGGRSCIMMYTVYLFREAGVQLDAFMCTVLVGLTRTLSSCLAAAVLDKVGRRPMLAGTAVLGGAAQVVCGLFLHLQLSGASWVPLAAVLVFVAAYGAGIGPIPWLYVGELLPSPVRSLGASLITTCDAVAVFVINYAFFSLIDHIGLGVTFMAFAALNFLIAVVVWLWIPESRGVSLQELENIFKAKS